The genomic region ATGTAAGGATGGAAAACTACAATCACCTATAGATTTGAGGGATACCATTGCAGACAAAGTTAACTCAACTTCGGATCATCTTAAAATCCATTACAAGCCTACCCAAGCCTTGATGAAGAACGAAGGTCATGCTATTTCGGTACGAAAGTGTAAAATCCCGCTTctgttttcttgtttatttaCCGTCCAAGGCATGAGTTTTTACTGCTTTTGTTGTAATTTTGACAAAGCAGGTTGTGTGGGAGGGTTATGCCGGAGGAGTCACGATCAACGGCACAGAATACTTGCTCCGGCAATGCCATTGGCACGCCCCCTCCGAGCACACCATGAATGGCAAAACCTATGATGTGGAACTGCACATGGTTCACAAAGACACCAGCAACACTCGTGTAGCTGTGGTTGGATTCCTCTACAAAATTGGCAAACCCAATCCTTTCATCACACAGGTAAAAACTTCCATCATTCCGCTGTAAAAACTCGTTTCAGTTAAAAGCTAGAAAAGGCGAATATAGGAAGATCAATGGTGGTGTTCGTACTTTTCAGGTGCGAAAGGCGATACGGTCTATGATTCAAAAGCCAACGGAGGTCCACCTGGGAGTGGTCGATCCGAGGAAGATGAAAAAGGCTCAGAAGGGGAAGCAGGATGCGGCaaagaggaagatgaagaggATGAGCTCAAAATTTTACAGATACATGGGATCCTTCACAACCCCTCCTTGCACCGAAGGAGTTACTTGGACCATAAACAAACAGGTACAGCCACTTCATCAGCCCTGAAAATTTTTCCCTACTCTTGCAAATTCACATTTTGGTACCTGAAAACGAGAACCAAGCTGATTACAAACTGTTCACAGGTACATACAGTTTCACGATCGCAGGTGGCGTTGCTTCAAAAAGCCGTTTACAAGGTGAGTAGCCTGTCTTCGTGAAGTGATTCTTCCAAATAACTAGCTACACCTATTAACTCTTCTTGATTTGTCTGAATGCAGTATGCAGAGATGAATTCAAGACCAGTACAACCTCTAAATGACCGGGAGGTCAAGCTCCACGGCTCGTCGTTCAGCAAGTGAGACATGCATAACTAACATCTTGGCAAATTCTATATGTACTTCAGAAACTGTGTGTTCAAGACTATCTCAGAAGGTCTACGTTTGCTTTCGGTTTCTCTCTTCAATAAATCTATATGTACTTCAGAAGCTGCATACCTATTTGTAACTGTATTACATATTTAATTCATGATAGTTTACTAGCATTTTCCATTGATGAAGCCTCATACAATGCATTCCCATTTCAAATGCAAAATGCTTTCCCCTGCCCATCAGCATACGGAAATTGGCTCAAATATGAGCAAATTTCCCCCGACTAAACCTACAGCGAAACTTACTGGCCTAAGAACAGAGAGACTGGCCAAACCATTTTTCCCTGTCACAACTAAAAGctgacttttttttatataatttgggAAGTAATACATCATAAGTTTTGATCTAGAGGTTAGTCACCTCATCATTGCAGTAATCCTTGACGAGCATGATGCTGGCCCTCCTCGCGTTTTCCTTGTATTGAAGGATTTGCACTTGGGGCACTTGTGCCCCAAAATGTGGAAATTGACCTCAGACATTTCTCCGCAGTCATTGCAGAGGATCCAAACCTAAccaaatgcatgtgaaatttaATTACCTAATAGTTGCAGAAGCCACAGAAAGTGATCATCTGTGTACACTTACCATCTTATTTAGATACTTTAGAGGCATGGGAGTCCCCGCAAcctgaaattgatttgaaagaGATTGGTAAACAAGAAAGACAGGAACTAAGAGGTAGTCATACCACTCATATTAAATTGAATCATCGAATCCTAGATTTACCTCCTCATCAAGTTTTTCCCACACACGGGACATATCGCGGAATGATTTTGAGCAAACTGGGCACGAGTACCTGCACAGTTATATACAATTAATATGGCTacagtttctttaccatttGTAATAACCTACATCAGATTATCggtatatataaatatcttgaaaacaaaattgaattacTGGAAATGCCGCTGCATCTCTTTTACACATTCCAAATGTATAGTGTGTCCACACCGCAAGACAGCAATGTCTTCCCTTGTATCAAAAAGAAACTGCACAAATACTGATGTGAGTTGGCGCACTATAACGCAGAAAACTCAGTATATAAtacttggatttttttttttttttttaaattaacaaaattttgaatttgttcaaAACTTTAGTCCATTTTTTTGAACTATAAGAATTTTAACCACTCGAGGGGGCCTCGATATATTTCCAAATCTTGAAAAATAGGCTAAAAGTCTTTAGTTTGTTAGAAAGAATGTTAACTTTCCAAATTTCCCTTAATACTTGGACATCGTATCCTCCAAACTTTACCTCAAAGCACACAGGGCAATTATGATGCATAGCTTTTTCCACACAGTTATGTGAATCCTTCAACGCGTTTGAGTAACAACATCCTAAAACATTGATAGAGATATCTAATTTAGACTATTTATAGAAGTATGATTAAAAGTATGTAAAAGGAAAAAAGCAAAGGTTAACATCTTACCACATTTGTTACAGTGGAAAAAATTCTCCCCACCTCCAGTTCTGAAACAACAATTAAAACAGGCTCAGACACGTGCAAACTCTTATCGATGAAGAAACTTTTCTAGACGTAAGATAATGAAAGGTAATGAAGAAACTTTTCTAGACGTAAGATAATGAAAGGTAACACGCATTGATAACAATTTAAGAACGTAGTGCcaagaaaacaaacaacaaaatcgaACACAAAAGTGTAGAAAAAAGTCCAACCTGCAGATACCGCATTCGTTACAATGATACTGTTTCTTCGAAAcctagcaaaaaataaaaacttggatTTTTCAACGATGCAagtgttttcaaaacagggtTTTATAATTATGAGAATATGAATTCAGGGCTTACGTCATCGTCAAAGAACTTGCATTTGGAGCAAAAATAGTTTCCCATGCAAACCCCACATTGGATACAGAGCTGTTGAACCTGAAAAAGATATCAGAACTTGAGAATCCATTAGCCTCAATCCTTAGATTTTGAAATACAATAATCATTATCGGAATCTTCTAAAAGAAGGCTTACATCTTGTTCTTTGTTGCACAAGGAGCAGATGATCTGAAAGATACAAGGCAAGGCAACCAAAGTAAAACTGGATCAGTAACATTTCCCAATGATTAACAACTTCAAAAGAAAATGGCATGACGAGGGCCGAGGGGAATAACAGGAATGAGGCATAATATACACCTAATCCATAAAGTTTTAGATAATGTTAACCCTTTTAACGCTACACATGATTAGCAAACATAAATGGAAAGCAAATTCACATCCAGCAAAACCCAGATAAAATCAGATCTCCATGGCGAAAAATGCCCAACAATAGTTTCTAATTCTATTCCAATTTCCAAGTTCCTTTTCTTCTTaactatttttttctatataacgatatatttacactaagatgagggaataaattggtatcaaacTCGACATTGATGTGATTAATGAGGGGGTGTAAAAGCAACTGACCCTTTTCACATCGTGGCGAGGAACGTCATGGCGATCAAGAGGATCAACTTCCAATGAATTCTGCTCCAAATAAACATATTACCACAATCATAAGAGGCCGAATTTCACAACGATCACGAAATCAATAAAAActcgaaaaccaaaaaaaataagaacagACCTTAGCTTCGTTATGGCAATGCCTGCAATCGAATATCTGATCACAGCAGGGTGCTCTGATCTTACACCTCCGTCTGTAATGCGCGCACCTTCAAAAATACATCATACCAACAACAATTAATCACAAAAATTCAgctcaaaaataaataaaaaattaaattaaattgaatcttAATGAGAAATACCCGAAATTCCCAGATACCATCTCGGTGAGAGAGTTGACTTTCTGGTGAGAACGGTCGTCGTCAATGGAGACCTGGGGCTCGAATCCGCCGTCCATTCGCCTAAATAAGCTGAAAACTAGGTTACCCAGAAGAGAAAATTGAAGCTTGAAGCGAACTGTAACTAAAAATGgcgaggagagagaggaaggcCGAAGGGGAAGGCCTTGCAATTTGGCTTTGCAGAGAGCTTTCAAGTAAAAAGGCAAAGCTGCTGCGGAGAGCACCTGATGAGAAAATGAGGTGCATTTTATCAGTTTCTGATATTTTTCTTGTTGGAGTGACGAAACTGATGACGAGGCGACACGGCAGCGTTTCCCGGTAATAATTGCACCtcttgataaaaaaaacataataataagttaaaaaattaaaaataaaaataaaaataaatttttagcaCAAATGATCATTGAAATTAACCCTTCACCATCAAGATAgtttctgaaattaaaaatcaatcaatgtattgtctgaaaataggtgtcgcaaatcaatgtgatctttccgtcacaattctattaaaaattccattaagtgctgatgtggcataGAAATAAGCCCCACAAGATTTACAGGTTTTTATGACAAATGGTCCCTAAAACTGATCCACAtcatcaaaatggtccttgaaattgaccacACCATCTTGAAAATGGTACTTGAAATTgaccacaccatcaagatggtccctaaaattgaaaatcaattaatgtattccttgaaaataggtgtcacaaatcaatatgatcattccgccacaattttgtaaaaaaatttaaaaaaaattgtaatgtgctaatgtgggtttaataattaattaaaagagtTGTCTAAATACTTTTTTGCActatagaattttttttcttatagttgGGCCTACGCCGAAGAGAGATCTCTTctataaattctcaaaggcacaaggcTTAAGAGGGGttgtggaaatagttttcaaccaacaatagatGTACCTCgattataacctcattatctcaaggcaaAACTCATCGTTCTTTGCATCACCAGACCACCAAGAAAGCGCCAAACAATCTCTCCAAGATTGAGGTTGTGAGGATAtgatcgcctaaatgttaaCGGTGATGTCCCAAAAGTCGTTGTCAATCGGCCAAGTCgtcaccaaaggtgatctcAATCCAAGTTCAATTCGGTGAAGGGTGCCGAAGTGTGTAAAAATAGGtgtaatgagatttttttttagagaatagagagcAAAGGAGGTAGAGAAATGTGGACTAGGATCGAAGGTGATTGCAAGATTGGAttttgggttgacaatttttttttattaactattaaattattaagcctatttgtaattttttttttaatttaattagacttgtgtaacccatttatgtgtcacatcagacataacataattttttatagaattgtaacaaaaggactacattgatttgagacacttacTTGGGGGACTACATTGagcaattttcaattttatggaccattttgatgttgcaagtcaatttcaggaaccattttgatgttgtgggtcaatttcaaggaccgcTTGtgagaaaggaaaaggaaaatgacTTATGGGGCCCATGCCATTTTAAcacttaacagaatttttaacagaattgtgatggaagtaccacattgatttgcgacaattattttttagggactacattatttgattttcaatttcagggacaatCTTGATGATAAGTGTCAATTTTAGagactatttgtgataaaaacctaaaaaaaattgtgataaTTGCATACATGTGTATTTTTTTATGCAATTAATATTTAGTTTGAATAACATTTGTAGACCAGTATTTCACACCGCATGTTTTAGGTTCGTTTTATGGCTAGTGAATCACATGATGGCGGCTGGGGAGGCTGAAATGTCTTTGTGAGTCTTTCCAGTCTCCAGAAAAGTAGACTGTCATGCTGAAACCACCAGTTAATCTCCTTTTAAAAAAAGAATAGCCTGTCAACCTAACCTTAATCCACCAATTTCGTTAGATTGGTGAAACGTGCCTTGATTTGAAATTCGTATCGAAGTTTCTCTCTTAAATTTGTGAGTTTAGGGAATCGATTTTATATTCTCTAATCAGGCAACTATATTGAAATTTATCTTATTTATCTAAGTTATCTTCTGAACTTTGAAGTTGGGATGAGAATTCAATGTTACAGAGTCCAAATGGACGGCGGGAACACAATGTGATTTTTCAAGGAGAGCATGAGATATTTGGTTAAGATGATTTGGATTTTGGAGGGtgttttgggtaaaaaaaattgaaaattaatgggtttggataggataggttCGCGTAGGGGATTGCTGACTGGGTGCGAACGTGGTGGTACACAGAATGTGGATATACCTGGAAACGCCACTTTTTTTTGGCAAAATCTGGAAATGCTACTTTAGAAACCTGGTCGCTGTTTGACGACGTGTCCGCTAAGTTCTAGCTTTTGGGTTCGGAGATAGGATATTTATCAAGAAAAAATGTTAGGCAAATTATATTTTTAGACCATATTTATATGATATCATATTAGGTTTGGCCTGTTTAAGTATGATAAGTTTAGCAATTTAATACTATGGtataattgtatttttcttcatttgtaagtgagaagtcttaagttcgaatctcgtgaataGGAAATTCAATACTAAATTATGTTGCTTATTGTATGGTTGTCGAACTCCTCTCTTCTCTtaaagtaaaatatatatattgatgtactaaaaaagTATAATAAacccatttagatattttaggATATAGTTACTGAGAGCACTTCCACCGAAAGCATAAGAGGCCGGCACCCAGTGGAAAAAACAAGCTGAGACTCAGCCAATCCACTCCAGCCCGTGGAATagactggcacccagcccaagccagtCCACAGGTCGGCCTAAAATCGACAGAGGAAGGAGACAGCTCATCTGACACCTGGCTAATGTCATGGCTACAGTCTCTCTCATCTGGAACCCCATCCCGATCCTTGGAACCCATCCCAATCCCTGGAACCCCATCAACCCCCTTCCCCTGATAAATCCATATATTCAACACCATGTCCCCCTTCCAAATCATGATCTTCCTGCAACTCGGATCGTCGTCGATCGGTTGATTAACTCGGATCTTCCTGCaactggaattttttttttccgttttgtATATTTTCGATGAATTTTTGAATATGTAGGTGTTGATTTTGGGGGGTTTACGGTGTGCGCAGGTCCAGGATGGTGGGTGTCCATGTTCAGAATAGGGTAGATTCGACGACGTGGTGTACAGAgaggagaaaaaaaggaagaacaagaagaagaagaagatggtgtacagagagaagaaaaaactggGAAAAGTGGGAAGaataacaagaagaagaagaagacgggaTGGGTGTCAGTAATTTTTGTTGTCTCACCATCAATGAATGTAAAAGTTTTCGGTTTAGGGTCTAGGGAAGtcaaaaatttaaaaccaaattattattttataataaaaattaataatattttaataaaattgactaggctattttttattaggggtggagatgttttggtctattactgttcattgaggTCTATTACTGTTTACTTGAGTGAATAAATAagctgggtgctggcgcaaagtctttaggggtggaatTGCTCTGAGGTCTCTTCCTTCTCATTTGAAAATATGAATCAAAATATTGAATGTTTTAGTTTTATCTTCCTCTTTTCTCTTTACTTCTCCCTCTTTTCTTGTCTTTCCATTATggattttaacaatattttataaattgtgtGACAGTTAATGGTTAAATTCGTTTTTTAAGTCGCACTAGCCTCTAACTGAAAGAGCAAACCCAATGACAAAATCAAGTTGGGCCTTTGGAAGCTATGTATTCTTGTAGTCGGTGGAAGACCATGACCAAGCCCATTTATCCTGTAGAACGTCCCCTTTGTTCGGGCCAGATTTTTCAGCCCATGTCCAAGCAATGCAAATTGGAAACAAAATCAACAGTTGTTTTTAAGAGCAAGTGCGGAAAGAATTGGTAGCAAAATGATGGGGGTAGAGTAGGGTGTACTCGTTCAAATTTTGTCAGAACTTTCAATCCtgtcaaagaaaaaagagtatCACACAGCGAAGTGAGGCAAAATAGTTATTGATTGccatatattttgtttgtgcttaccttagagcatctccaaaagagATGTAAAAAAGTCTACATTAccaataacagtaaaaaaagatATTACTCGTGTTTTCCAACCGAAATGCCAATTCCTATGTGACATGACATGAGATGGCAGCAAAGGAAGTTTAATAAAtgctttttataatttttattcttatcttttgttttaaaaatactaattacaagaataaaaagtaaataatgtaataaataatagtctaaatttgacatatcggttggagaataaaattttaaaaatgatcaATGTACCACATAAgcctttaaatttaaattttatgtttaaaatttgaaatctcctttggagatggtcttagtagTCTAATAGTCTAAACCAAAGATTGGCTCTCGAGTGCAAAGGCAAAAGGGAGCTTGACTGCAAGACCCACTCTTCGAGAGGGACAAAGGTTGGCCTTAGTGATCTGGCGATGCCGAGTGGAAGGGCCATCGCTTAACGAATAAAAATTACTCTAAGAATAACAGACTGATATTTCCTAAGAGCTCTCATCAATGAGAAAGTTTGACACCTCGTAGATAGCGATTCAGTAATTCTTACAAAAAAGATGTTTTCTTAAGAAGATGAATGAACACATAGTGGGAGGACTAGTACGAGGTTGAGAGTGCAAGAGGACGGAGCCATGCCCCAATTTTCGGACCCAAGCCTCAAGTCTCAAACTCGGACTCTAGCTTGTCCTCGGAACCTCAAACTTGAACTATGTACATGTATA from Pyrus communis chromosome 9, drPyrComm1.1, whole genome shotgun sequence harbors:
- the LOC137745177 gene encoding alpha carbonic anhydrase 7-like isoform X1 — encoded protein: MFGSKQIHLGFIAFTLFLLCWDASPIRASKFSNEEDPIEFAYTEGDERGPEHWGDLKEEWSTCKDGKLQSPIDLRDTIADKVNSTSDHLKIHYKPTQALMKNEGHAISVVWEGYAGGVTINGTEYLLRQCHWHAPSEHTMNGKTYDVELHMVHKDTSNTRVAVVGFLYKIGKPNPFITQVRKAIRSMIQKPTEVHLGVVDPRKMKKAQKGKQDAAKRKMKRMSSKFYRYMGSFTTPPCTEGVTWTINKQVHTVSRSQVALLQKAVYKYAEMNSRPVQPLNDREVKLHGSSFSK
- the LOC137745177 gene encoding alpha carbonic anhydrase 7-like isoform X2; this encodes MFGSKQIHLGFIAFTLFLLCWDASPIRASKFSNEDPIEFAYTEGDERGPEHWGDLKEEWSTCKDGKLQSPIDLRDTIADKVNSTSDHLKIHYKPTQALMKNEGHAISVVWEGYAGGVTINGTEYLLRQCHWHAPSEHTMNGKTYDVELHMVHKDTSNTRVAVVGFLYKIGKPNPFITQVRKAIRSMIQKPTEVHLGVVDPRKMKKAQKGKQDAAKRKMKRMSSKFYRYMGSFTTPPCTEGVTWTINKQVHTVSRSQVALLQKAVYKYAEMNSRPVQPLNDREVKLHGSSFSK
- the LOC137745176 gene encoding E3 ubiquitin-protein ligase RZFP34; this translates as MDGGFEPQVSIDDDRSHQKVNSLTEMVSGNFGCAHYRRRCKIRAPCCDQIFDCRHCHNEAKNSLEVDPLDRHDVPRHDVKRIICSLCNKEQDVQQLCIQCGVCMGNYFCSKCKFFDDDVSKKQYHCNECGICRTGGGENFFHCNKCGCCYSNALKDSHNCVEKAMHHNCPVCFEFLFDTREDIAVLRCGHTIHLECVKEMQRHFQYSCPVCSKSFRDMSRVWEKLDEEVAGTPMPLKYLNKMVWILCNDCGEMSEVNFHILGHKCPKCKSFNTRKTRGGPASCSSRITAMMRYQNVNLQE